One region of Blattabacterium cuenoti genomic DNA includes:
- a CDS encoding alpha/beta fold hydrolase codes for MLKNHIFYKKNINFIIKGEGVPIVLLHGFMESLEIWHYIYQMISKKYKVVSIDLPGHGKNSFSEKKYIFSMEETAEIIKFFLDEKKIEQAIFVGHSMGGYIALALAEKYPNMFLGLCLLHSTADSDTEEKKKNRIKSIQLAVKNYPLFISTSINKLFNPKKILFLQKEISFVKKIALSTSINSVIPFLRGMSMRKNRKFLLKKYDFPKLYIIGLYDLILDSNKINEEAKNGNKTYSVNISTGHMGHIENPVKIIKILEDFIKNIL; via the coding sequence TTTTATTACATGGTTTTATGGAAAGTTTAGAAATATGGCATTATATATATCAAATGATATCTAAAAAATATAAAGTAGTTAGTATAGATTTACCAGGTCATGGAAAAAACAGTTTTTCAGAAAAAAAATATATTTTTTCCATGGAGGAAACAGCTGAAATTATAAAATTTTTTTTAGATGAAAAAAAAATAGAACAAGCAATTTTTGTTGGTCATTCTATGGGTGGATATATAGCTTTAGCACTTGCAGAAAAATATCCTAACATGTTTTTAGGATTATGTTTATTACATTCTACAGCAGATTCAGATACTGAAGAAAAAAAAAAAAATCGTATTAAATCTATTCAATTAGCAGTAAAAAATTATCCTTTATTTATATCTACAAGTATAAATAAATTATTTAATCCTAAAAAAATTCTTTTTTTACAAAAAGAGATTTCTTTTGTTAAAAAAATTGCATTATCTACTTCTATTAATAGTGTTATTCCTTTTTTAAGAGGAATGTCAATGAGAAAAAATAGAAAATTTTTATTAAAAAAATATGATTTTCCAAAATTATATATAATTGGTTTATATGATTTAATTCTTGATTCAAATAAAATTAATGAAGAAGCAAAAAATGGAAATAAAACTTATTCTGTTAATATATCTACAGGTCATATGGGGCATATAGAAAATCCTGTAAAAATAATAAAAATATTAGAAGATTTTATAAAAAATATTTTATAA
- a CDS encoding 5-formyltetrahydrofolate cyclo-ligase produces MNKKILRKKYFFYRNSFSKKEIQKMSYEIFFQLKKNFIWNKKYYHIFLPIRKYNEVETFIIINFLLKKKKYITIPYSNFKQLYIYNCFFDEKTLLKKNKYGIFEPIYKRFIHPYFIDIMFIPLLIFDIKGYRIGYGKGFYDRFVLLCKKNVIKIGLSFFDPINNIGDIHKNDLSLDIGITTNHIYLFNNF; encoded by the coding sequence ATGAATAAAAAAATTTTACGTAAAAAATATTTTTTTTATAGAAATTCTTTTTCTAAAAAAGAAATTCAAAAAATGAGTTATGAAATTTTTTTTCAACTAAAAAAAAATTTCATATGGAATAAAAAATATTATCATATTTTTTTACCTATACGAAAATATAATGAAGTTGAAACATTTATTATTATTAATTTTCTTTTAAAGAAAAAAAAATATATCACAATACCCTATTCAAATTTTAAACAATTATATATATATAATTGTTTTTTTGATGAAAAAACTTTATTAAAAAAAAATAAATATGGAATTTTTGAACCTATATACAAACGTTTTATACATCCTTATTTTATAGATATTATGTTTATTCCTTTATTAATATTTGATATTAAAGGTTATCGTATAGGTTATGGAAAAGGATTTTATGATAGATTTGTTCTTTTATGTAAAAAAAACGTTATAAAAATTGGATTAAGTTTTTTTGATCCAATAAATAATATTGGAGATATACATAAAAATGATTTATCCTTAGATATAGGTATTACTACTAATCATATTTATTTATTTAATAATTTTTAA
- the rseP gene encoding RIP metalloprotease RseP: MTSIFIKSIQLLFSISILIVVHELGHFILAKIFRVRVERFFLFFDPWFSIFKKKIGHTIYGIGWLPLGGYVKIYGMIKENCSNLSKKNKNKNWEFCSKSAIKRLLIISGGIIFNIILSILIFTFLLFQYGEIYLPTKNVKYGIEVDSLGKKIGLKNGDKILFVNGKYIKYFNEIPKSIFLGNSITVDRMGKILNLSLNNKKKFLFDRKKFGFFIKPRVPPIINYVIKNSKAEKYGLKNNDEILAINSELIFFSDQLKDSLSNYKNENILISINRNGKLIQKEVFIDSKGILGIFLKSFMDLNHIFLFEKKNYSYFDSFYHGIIKSYNVLKNQIIFLKNIIHVETKAYKQIGSFFSIAKEFPSQWNWYVFWSLTGTLSIWLAFLNLFPIPSLDGGYILFIMIEMLIGKKVNEKIIEKCTIYGFIIISLMMIFIIFWDIFKVFF; the protein is encoded by the coding sequence ATGACATCTATTTTTATCAAATCTATACAATTACTTTTTAGTATTTCCATTTTGATTGTTGTTCATGAATTAGGACATTTTATTTTAGCAAAAATATTTAGAGTACGAGTTGAAAGATTTTTTTTATTTTTTGATCCTTGGTTTTCTATTTTTAAAAAAAAAATAGGTCATACTATTTATGGAATTGGATGGCTTCCTTTGGGAGGATATGTTAAAATATATGGAATGATAAAAGAAAATTGTTCAAATTTATCAAAAAAAAATAAAAATAAAAATTGGGAATTTTGTTCTAAATCTGCTATAAAAAGACTATTAATTATTTCTGGTGGTATTATATTCAATATAATATTATCTATTTTAATTTTTACTTTTTTATTATTTCAATATGGAGAAATTTATCTACCTACAAAAAATGTAAAATATGGAATAGAAGTAGATTCATTAGGAAAAAAAATAGGATTGAAAAATGGAGATAAGATTTTATTTGTAAATGGAAAATATATTAAATATTTCAATGAAATTCCAAAATCCATTTTTTTAGGAAATTCTATAACTGTGGACCGTATGGGAAAAATTTTAAATTTATCTTTAAATAATAAAAAAAAATTTCTTTTTGATAGAAAAAAATTTGGTTTTTTTATTAAACCACGTGTTCCTCCTATTATTAATTATGTAATTAAAAATTCAAAAGCAGAAAAATATGGATTAAAAAATAATGATGAAATATTAGCAATTAATTCTGAATTAATTTTTTTTTCTGATCAACTAAAAGATAGTTTGTCAAACTATAAAAATGAAAATATATTAATATCTATTAATAGAAATGGAAAACTTATTCAAAAAGAAGTATTTATAGATTCAAAAGGTATTTTAGGTATTTTTTTAAAAAGTTTTATGGATCTAAATCATATTTTTTTATTTGAAAAAAAGAATTATTCTTATTTTGATAGTTTTTATCATGGAATTATAAAATCTTATAATGTTCTAAAAAATCAAATTATTTTTTTAAAAAATATTATACATGTAGAAACTAAAGCCTATAAACAAATAGGTAGTTTTTTTTCTATAGCAAAAGAATTTCCTTCTCAATGGAATTGGTATGTTTTTTGGTCTTTAACTGGTACTTTATCTATTTGGTTAGCTTTTTTAAATTTATTTCCAATTCCATCATTAGATGGAGGTTACATATTATTTATTATGATAGAAATGTTGATAGGAAAGAAAGTAAATGAAAAAATTATTGAAAAATGCACTATTTATGGTTTTATTATTATTAGTTTAATGATGATATTTATTATTTTTTGGGATATTTTTAAAGTATTTTTTTAA
- a CDS encoding FeoA family protein, translated as MNLSNLKKGEKGIIKGYKNEDFPIKLLELGVLPGVKFEILFVSIFYDPLCIIYDQSCLALRKKEAENIIIEPIK; from the coding sequence TTGAATTTATCTAATCTTAAAAAAGGAGAAAAAGGAATTATAAAGGGATATAAAAATGAAGATTTCCCTATAAAATTGTTAGAATTAGGAGTTTTACCAGGAGTAAAATTTGAAATACTTTTTGTTTCTATTTTTTATGATCCATTATGCATTATATATGATCAATCTTGTTTAGCTTTACGTAAAAAAGAAGCAGAAAATATTATAATAGAACCTATTAAATAA